One window of Cucurbita pepo subsp. pepo cultivar mu-cu-16 chromosome LG19, ASM280686v2, whole genome shotgun sequence genomic DNA carries:
- the LOC111781408 gene encoding thioredoxin H-type — protein sequence MAAAAEGRVIRCNTIDSWNHQIQKGNASEELIVVDFSASWCGPCRFIEPFLNQLAQKFPTVTFLKVDVDDLESVAKDWGVEAMPTFMFLKEGRIVDKVVGAKKEELQQTVFKHMSATASA from the exons ATGGCAGCCGCAGCAGAGGGACGAGTCATTCGCTGTAACACCATTGATTCATGGAACCATCAAATTCAGAAGGGCAATGCCTCTGAGGAGCTG ATAGTTGTGGATTTCTCTGCATCATGGTGCGGTCCATGTCGGTTCATTGAACCTTTTCTAAACCAGCTTGCTCAAAAATTTCCCACTGTCACATTTCTAAAGGTTGATGTGGATGATCTCGAG TCTGTAGCTAAAGATTGGGGGGTGGAGGCAATGCCTACTTTCATGTTCCTGAAAGAGGGAAGAATTGTGGACAAAGTGGTTGGAGCTAAGAAGGAAGAACTGCAGCAGACTGTATTCAAGCACATGTCTGCTACTGCTTCTGCTTGA
- the LOC111782013 gene encoding purple acid phosphatase 5-like produces the protein MAAISHFIVLLLSISLANLCNGGITSKFMRKLEASVDMPAEAFPPPAGYNAPEQVHITQGDRHGRGVIISWVTPLSPKPTVVRYWAADGDGNRRNKAHSRITTYKYYNYTSAFIHHATINNLEYDTKYFYELGSGNATRRFFFTTPPRVGPDVPYTFGIIGDLGQTYDSNQTFEHYYSNPKGQAVLFAGDLSYADNHPFHDNRKWDTWGRFVEKSTAYQPWIWTAGNHEIDFAPQIGENTPFKPYTHRYHVPYKTAQSTSPLWYSIKRASAYIIVLSSYSAYGKYTPQYEWLQKEFKKVKRDETPWLIVMLHAPWYNSYNYHYMEGESMRVMFESWFIQNKVDIVLSGHIHAYERSERVSNVRYNITNRLCSPVRDINAPIYITIGDGGNIEGLANEFTEPQPSYSAFREASFGHAILEIKNRTHAYYTWHRNHDNEPVSADSLWIYNRYWYPEDESFH, from the exons ATGGCAGCGATTTCACACTTTATAGTTCTGCTTCTCTCGATCTCTCTCGCCAATCTCTGCAATGGAGGTATTACCAGTAAATTCATGCGGAAACTTGAAGCTTCTGTGGATATGCCTGCAGAAGCTTTCCCCCCGCCCGCCGGTTACAACGCACCCGAACAG GTTCACATTACACAGGGAGATCGCCATGGCAGAGGCGTTATAATTTCGTGGGTGACGCCATTGTCGCCCAAACCTACTGTTGTCAGATATTGGGCGGCGGATGGGGACGGGAATCGCCGCAATAAAGCACATTCCAGAATCACCACttacaaatattataattacaCTTCTGCATTCATCCACCACGCCACCATAAACAATCTTGAG TACGACACTAAATACTTCTACGAGCTTGGAAGTGGCAATGCAACGCGTCGGTTTTTCTTCACAACGCCTCCCAGGGTCGGTCCAGATGTTCCGTACACATTCGGCATCATTG GCGATCTTGGACAGACTTATGATTCGAACCAAACGTTTGAGCATTATTATTCAAATCCGAAGGGACAAGCGGTTCTGTTCGCCGGAGATCTTTCATACGCCGATAATCATCCGTTTCACGACAATAGGAAGTGGGATACATGGGGTCGATTTGTGGAGAAGAGCACTGCGTATCAGCCATGGATTTGGACCGCCGGTAACCACGAAATAGATTTTGCTCCACAAATT GGAGAAAACACCCCTTTTAAACCTTATACGCATAGGTATCACGTTCCTTATAAAACTGCGCAAAGCACATCCCCACTCTGGTATTCGATCAAGCGTGCATCTGCCTACATTATAGTCCTTTCTTCTTACTCAGCTTATG GGAAATATACTCCACAATATGAGTGGCTACAGAAGGAGTTTAAGAAGGTGAAGAGAGATGAGACTCCATGGTTGATTGTTATGCTTCATGCTCCTTGGTATAATAGTTACAATTACCATTATATGGAAGGAGAGAGCATGAGGGTCATGTTTGAATCATGGTTTATTCAGAACAAAGttgatattgttctttctgGCCATATCCATGCTTATGAGCGTTCG GAGCGAGTGTCGAACGTGAGATACAATATAACGAATAGATTATGCAGTCCAGTTAGAGACATTAACGCACCAATCTACATAACCATCGGCGACGGCGGGAATATTGAAGGCCTGGCTAACGA GTTTACGGAGCCACAACCAAGTTACTCGGCGTTTAGGGAGGCAAGCTTTGGGCATGCAAttcttgaaataaaaaatcgaACTCATGCATATTATACATGGCATCGCAACCATGACAACGAACCTGTTTCTGCTGATTCACTTTGGATATATAACAGATATTGGTATCCTGAAGATGAgagttttcattaa